A region from the Pararge aegeria chromosome Z, ilParAegt1.1, whole genome shotgun sequence genome encodes:
- the LOC120636332 gene encoding uncharacterized protein K02A2.6-like: protein MVKRIHEGHMGVEKCQRRARDVMWWPGMSTDIQHAVQDCDTCQRHRVASPREPFAPHPVPALPWEVLAADIFELQNKYYLLVVDYYSKFVEVVNLSNLTSASVINVFRDIFSRFGIPKRLVTDNAGQFCSEQFHTCNEFSVVSPVQRARGTERSDYKSYDV, encoded by the coding sequence ATGGTGAAGCGTATTCACGAAGGCCACATGGGCGTGGAAAAATGTCAACGTCGTGCCCGTGACGTCATGTGGTGGCCCGGGATGAGCACTGACATCCAGCACGCGGTGCAGGACTGCGACACGTGTCAGCGGCACCGCGTGGCCAGCCCTCGGGAGCCGTTTGCGCCGCACCCCGTGCCGGCGCTGCCGTGGGAAGTCTTAGCGGCAGACATATTTGAGttgcaaaataaatactatttactcGTAGTagattattattctaaatttgtCGAAGTTGTTAATCTTTCCAATTTAACTAGTGCGTCAGTTATAAATGTATTCAGAGATATTTTTAGTAGATTTGGAATTCCAAAAAGGCTCGTGACTGACAATGCTGGCCAATTCTGCTCGGAACAATTTCACACATGTAACGAGTTCTCCGTTGTATCCCCGGTACAACGGGCTCGCGGAACGGAACGTTCGGACTATAAAAGCTATGATGTGTAA